The Pseudanabaena galeata CCNP1313 genome includes a region encoding these proteins:
- a CDS encoding AAA-like domain-containing protein: protein MTSSSSFNYQVGGSLPADAPSYVERQCDRDYYELLKERKYCYVFNCRQMGKSSLRVRVTHKLQAEGVVCATIDPQKIGVEVTCEQWYASAIRSLVGDLDLKSKFDLRSWIRERELLSPVQRFAEFIETVVLQEIDAPIVIFVEEIDRLLSLKFGMDDFFGLVRSFFEDRPTKPDYNRLTFSFLGVATPTDLIQSHNASAFNIGYAVEMAGFTMSEALPLMQALANKVTNPQDYLKEAVKWTGGQPFLIQRLLGMMEKELDRVTPPEKIVDWVENLVQERIVTNWESQDTPPHLTTIRDRVLSVEEKLRGRMLGCYQQVLANGELEDDRSEERSKLRLTGLVVRRDGRLISYNPIYKLVFSYDWAKKQLADLRPPLYAEAFRAWQESEFNETFLLQGQALQDAKIWSKSKYLSDKDQQFLQESQDRETNLKLEVERQARERAEQAREIEQQKREFSEQERKIEIQKQKAESLLLAQRQRAEVAEQAQEIERQKRAVTEESNQLLKKATKRVKIGSLILAVGLLGAAIALVWSTQKVKESDGDIHVAQVRLKSSEASSNFQIDRKFNSLLQALSAGRRVKAFNLSSIQIKDNTDMYVLSSLSQAIYGINELNQLNHKELVHSVAVSPDGRTIVTGSSDKTAKLWNLEGKLLQTLNGHTDKVWSVAFSPDGKMIATGSRDKTAKLWNLEGKELQTLKGHKNSVWSVAFSPAGETIATGSGDNTAKLWNLEGKLLRTITGHTDNVQSLAFSRDGKIMATGSSDKTVKLWNPKNGNKLQTLQGHTNGVNSVAFSRDGKMIATGSSDKTVKLWDLRGKYLKEFKGHTGVIFGVSFSHDSKMLATASDDRTTKLWNLKDRQEVQTFGNSNIVNSVAFSRDA, encoded by the coding sequence ATGACTAGTTCAAGCTCTTTTAATTATCAAGTTGGTGGTAGTCTTCCTGCTGATGCGCCTAGCTATGTCGAGCGCCAATGCGATCGCGACTATTACGAGTTGCTCAAGGAGCGGAAATATTGCTATGTGTTTAACTGTCGGCAGATGGGGAAATCGAGTTTGCGGGTGCGGGTGACGCATAAGTTGCAAGCGGAGGGGGTTGTGTGCGCGACGATTGATCCGCAGAAAATCGGGGTGGAGGTGACCTGTGAACAGTGGTATGCCAGCGCGATTCGGAGTTTGGTGGGGGATTTGGATTTAAAAAGTAAGTTTGATTTGCGGAGTTGGATTAGGGAACGGGAATTGCTGTCGCCTGTGCAGCGCTTTGCAGAGTTTATTGAGACGGTAGTGTTGCAAGAGATTGACGCGCCGATTGTGATTTTTGTCGAAGAAATTGATCGCCTCTTGAGTCTCAAGTTTGGGATGGATGATTTCTTTGGTTTGGTAAGGTCATTTTTTGAAGATCGTCCTACTAAGCCTGACTATAATCGACTCACTTTTTCGTTTTTGGGTGTGGCGACACCGACGGATTTGATTCAGAGTCATAATGCCTCGGCTTTTAATATTGGTTATGCAGTCGAGATGGCTGGGTTTACTATGTCTGAGGCATTGCCTTTGATGCAGGCTTTAGCAAATAAGGTGACAAATCCTCAGGACTATCTAAAAGAGGCTGTTAAGTGGACAGGTGGACAACCTTTTCTGATTCAGCGATTGCTGGGAATGATGGAGAAGGAATTAGATAGAGTTACTCCACCTGAGAAGATTGTGGACTGGGTTGAGAATTTAGTACAGGAGCGCATTGTCACGAATTGGGAATCACAGGATACTCCGCCACATTTGACGACGATTAGGGATCGCGTGCTGAGTGTGGAGGAGAAGTTGCGGGGACGAATGTTGGGTTGCTATCAGCAGGTATTGGCAAATGGGGAGTTAGAGGATGATCGCAGTGAGGAGCGATCAAAGTTACGGTTGACGGGATTAGTGGTGCGAAGGGATGGGCGGTTGATTTCCTATAATCCGATCTATAAGTTAGTGTTTAGCTACGATTGGGCAAAGAAACAGTTAGCAGATTTACGTCCTCCACTCTATGCTGAGGCTTTTCGTGCATGGCAGGAATCTGAATTTAATGAAACTTTTCTATTGCAGGGGCAAGCCTTACAAGATGCAAAAATTTGGTCAAAATCAAAATATCTCAGTGATAAAGATCAGCAGTTTTTGCAGGAAAGCCAAGATCGAGAAACTAATCTTAAGCTGGAAGTCGAGCGTCAAGCTAGAGAACGAGCAGAACAAGCCCGTGAAATCGAGCAGCAGAAAAGAGAGTTTAGCGAGCAAGAACGTAAAATCGAAATACAAAAACAAAAAGCTGAATCTCTTCTGTTAGCTCAACGTCAGAGAGCAGAGGTTGCTGAACAAGCACAAGAAATCGAACGCCAAAAACGAGCGGTTACGGAAGAGTCAAACCAATTGTTGAAAAAAGCAACTAAAAGAGTCAAAATTGGTTCTTTGATACTAGCTGTAGGACTTTTAGGAGCTGCAATCGCTTTAGTATGGAGTACTCAAAAAGTTAAAGAGTCAGATGGAGATATTCACGTCGCTCAAGTCAGGCTAAAAAGCTCTGAAGCCAGCTCTAATTTTCAGATTGATCGGAAGTTTAACTCCCTGCTTCAAGCATTAAGTGCAGGTCGAAGAGTCAAGGCATTCAATCTATCTTCTATCCAAATAAAAGATAATACCGATATGTACGTTTTATCAAGTTTGTCTCAGGCAATTTATGGTATCAATGAATTAAATCAACTTAATCATAAGGAATTAGTTCATAGCGTAGCCGTTAGTCCCGATGGCAGGACAATTGTCACTGGTAGTAGTGATAAAACTGCTAAATTATGGAATCTAGAAGGGAAATTACTGCAAACCTTAAATGGACATACAGATAAAGTCTGGAGCGTAGCTTTTAGTCCCGATGGCAAGATGATTGCTACGGGTAGTAGAGACAAAACAGCTAAACTATGGAACCTAGAAGGGAAAGAACTACAAACCCTAAAAGGGCATAAAAATTCAGTCTGGAGCGTAGCTTTTAGTCCCGCTGGTGAGACAATTGCTACAGGTAGTGGTGATAACACAGCTAAACTATGGAATCTAGAAGGCAAATTACTGCGAACAATAACAGGGCATACAGATAATGTGCAAAGCTTAGCTTTTAGTCGTGATGGCAAGATAATGGCTACGGGCAGCAGCGATAAAACCGTAAAATTATGGAATCCGAAAAATGGGAATAAATTGCAAACACTTCAAGGACATACAAATGGGGTCAATAGCGTAGCTTTTAGTCGCGACGGTAAGATGATAGCCACAGGGAGTAGCGATAAAACCGTAAAATTGTGGGATCTAAGAGGCAAATATCTAAAAGAGTTCAAAGGACATACAGGGGTAATTTTTGGTGTATCCTTTAGTCACGATAGTAAGATGCTTGCAACAGCCAGTGACGATCGCACAACGAAATTATGGAATCTGAAAGACAGACAGGAAGTACAAACCTTCGGCAATAGTAATATCGTTAATAGCGTAGCTTTTAGTCGCGATGCTTAG
- a CDS encoding IS4 family transposase: MKEISVFCEKLHEHLQWNGARLLFVSMFLIALMRVKTVNLAEIATGFSGEAKVESHYKRLQRFFREFEVDYESIALMVVKVMKIPEPWVISIDRTDWRFGKTVFNVLTLGVVHHGIAFPLVWMMLDKKGNSNTRERCELCNRFLEIFGDRKIDFLTADREFVGEEWFDYLLCDPCTHFRIRIRKNTLLDDGQKQLRADVCFQDLQVGQSKVLSKPRLVWQHWLYIAAMRLEDGDLLIVATAHDPNTAIADYAKRWAIETLFGCFKSRGFCLEATHLQAPERLSKLIALLTLALCWAFSSGLWLAQLNPLKPKKHGRLPKSIFRLGFDFLRHIIFDIHLNSEAFFNSIKFLSCT, translated from the coding sequence ATGAAAGAGATTAGCGTATTTTGCGAAAAGTTACATGAACATCTGCAATGGAATGGAGCAAGACTCTTATTTGTGTCGATGTTCCTGATCGCACTAATGCGAGTAAAGACAGTAAACCTAGCGGAAATCGCGACAGGATTTAGTGGAGAAGCCAAAGTCGAATCACACTATAAGCGGTTACAGAGATTTTTTCGAGAGTTTGAAGTGGACTATGAAAGCATCGCTTTAATGGTCGTCAAAGTGATGAAAATACCTGAACCATGGGTAATCAGTATCGACCGCACCGATTGGAGATTTGGTAAGACGGTATTTAATGTGCTGACATTGGGAGTAGTGCATCACGGTATCGCATTCCCGTTGGTCTGGATGATGCTGGACAAAAAAGGTAACTCGAACACCCGTGAACGTTGTGAATTGTGTAATCGATTTCTGGAAATATTTGGAGATCGCAAAATCGACTTTTTGACCGCAGACCGAGAATTTGTGGGGGAAGAATGGTTTGATTACTTGCTGTGTGACCCATGTACCCACTTTCGTATCCGTATTCGCAAAAACACCTTGCTTGACGATGGGCAGAAGCAACTACGGGCTGACGTTTGTTTCCAAGATCTCCAAGTTGGTCAATCGAAAGTATTGTCTAAGCCGAGGCTTGTTTGGCAACATTGGCTCTATATTGCGGCAATGCGTCTGGAGGATGGCGATTTGTTAATTGTAGCAACCGCTCATGACCCTAATACCGCTATTGCTGACTATGCCAAACGTTGGGCGATTGAGACTTTGTTTGGCTGTTTTAAATCCCGTGGCTTTTGTTTGGAGGCTACTCACCTTCAAGCCCCTGAACGCCTTTCTAAACTTATTGCTTTACTCACCCTCGCTTTATGTTGGGCTTTTTCTTCGGGGCTTTGGCTTGCTCAGCTCAATCCCCTCAAACCTAAAAAGCACGGTCGCTTACCTAAAAGCATTTTTCGTCTTGGTTTTGATTTTCTGCGTCATATCATCTTTGACATCCATCTCAATTCCGAGGCTTTCTTCAACTCCATTAAATTTTTGTCCTGTACTTAG
- a CDS encoding WD40 repeat domain-containing protein codes for MVQLWSLEKLERKTFTPQKPLKFLTYSPDGKIIAITGNGNAIKLTSPEGKVLKTLTSDNPKDVIWSVAFSPDGNMIANTSNEWSEIATTSKVGVVILWDREGKKLHTLRGHKDEVYSVAFSHDGKTIATGSKDKTVKLWDLNGKLLNTLTGHEKEVLSVAFSHDNKTLATGSGDYKVKLWNRENGQLLNIFDNKDVVWNLAFSPDDKVIATGGGDNTVKLWKLDNGTTEIFQGHGNVVMGVAFSPNGKTIASGSQDNTVKLWSLDGSEIQTFQGHKDQIYSVSFSPDGKTLASGSKDGTVILWNLDLDDLMAKGCAWLHDYLVNNPNASDEDRQMCGIAPRQK; via the coding sequence ATGGTGCAATTATGGAGTTTGGAAAAACTGGAAAGAAAAACTTTTACCCCTCAAAAGCCTCTCAAATTTTTAACCTATAGTCCCGATGGTAAGATAATCGCAATCACTGGCAATGGAAATGCAATTAAATTGACAAGCCCAGAAGGAAAAGTACTTAAAACGTTAACAAGTGATAATCCTAAAGATGTTATTTGGAGTGTAGCATTTAGTCCAGATGGCAACATGATTGCTAATACTAGTAATGAATGGAGTGAAATTGCCACAACTAGTAAGGTCGGAGTGGTGATATTGTGGGATCGAGAAGGAAAGAAACTTCATACTTTAAGAGGTCATAAGGATGAAGTCTATAGTGTAGCTTTTAGTCACGATGGCAAGACAATCGCTACTGGTAGTAAAGATAAGACAGTAAAGTTATGGGATCTGAATGGAAAATTATTGAACACTTTAACAGGACACGAAAAAGAAGTCCTGAGCGTTGCTTTTAGTCATGACAACAAAACGCTCGCGACAGGCAGTGGAGACTATAAAGTAAAATTATGGAATAGAGAGAACGGACAACTATTGAATATATTTGACAATAAGGATGTTGTGTGGAACTTAGCTTTTAGTCCAGACGATAAGGTGATCGCTACTGGCGGTGGAGACAACACTGTAAAATTATGGAAGTTAGATAATGGAACCACAGAAATCTTCCAAGGACATGGCAATGTTGTCATGGGAGTTGCCTTTAGTCCTAATGGAAAAACCATTGCCTCTGGTAGTCAAGACAACACTGTGAAATTATGGAGTTTGGACGGTAGTGAAATCCAAACTTTTCAAGGACATAAAGATCAGATCTATAGCGTTTCCTTTAGTCCTGATGGCAAAACTCTTGCCTCTGGAAGTAAAGATGGAACCGTGATTTTATGGAATTTAGATTTAGATGATTTAATGGCGAAAGGTTGCGCGTGGCTCCACGACTATCTTGTTAATAATCCCAACGCCAGTGATGAAGACAGACAGATGTGTGGCATAGCTCCAAGGCAAAAGTAA
- a CDS encoding helix-turn-helix domain-containing protein: MISAYIPNDDDTKLSLVSSRILAAHIHNKVRKLRFFEEDGSEQDAEIPAAAYQMLVDALTLMSQGNGVSLIPIQAELTTQEAADMLNVSRPFVIKLLETGEIPYRKVGTHRRIHLKDAIAYKQQIDIEKSSALDELVKQSQELGLYD; the protein is encoded by the coding sequence ATGATTTCTGCATACATTCCTAACGACGACGATACAAAACTCTCCTTAGTGAGTAGCCGTATTTTGGCTGCCCATATTCACAATAAAGTTCGCAAGCTGAGATTTTTTGAAGAAGATGGCAGCGAACAAGATGCAGAAATTCCCGCAGCCGCCTATCAAATGCTCGTGGATGCTCTAACCCTAATGTCACAAGGCAACGGCGTAAGCCTCATACCCATTCAAGCCGAACTAACCACCCAAGAAGCAGCCGACATGCTAAATGTGTCTCGCCCCTTTGTGATTAAACTACTTGAAACTGGTGAAATCCCTTATCGCAAAGTCGGAACGCACCGCCGCATTCACCTTAAAGACGCGATCGCTTACAAACAACAGATAGATATAGAGAAGTCTAGTGCCTTAGACGAGTTAGTAAAGCAATCTCAAGAACTAGGGCTTTATGACTAG
- the glmU gene encoding bifunctional UDP-N-acetylglucosamine diphosphorylase/glucosamine-1-phosphate N-acetyltransferase GlmU: MLAVAVLAAGKGTRMKSALPKVLQPLGGKSLVERVLNATDSLKADRRIAIIGYCSDQVRAALADYPQLEFAEQTEQLGTGHAIQQLLEPLADFAGELVVLTGDSPLMRTETIQALIDSHRQHKASATVLTAILPNPTGYGRVFCDRDMKIERIIEHRDCNPEQLLNQRVSTGVYCFDWQELAQALPKLTTNNAQQEYYLTEVFDYLKSVYASDLEDPDESLGINDRIQLSHAYDVLQKRAREKWMRAGVTMLLPETITIDDEVELAPNVIIEPHSHLRGNTKVGSGTTIGPSSMLSNSMVGENCTVQFSVIEDSQIADNCRIGPFARIRGESMVGEKCRIGNFVELKNAKVGDRTNAAHLSYLGDATLGKQVNIGAGTITANYDGFKKHQTVIGDRSKTGSNSVLVAPIQIGENVNIAAGSTIVENVDSNALAIARAKQVIKPDYYDQEGRKKN; this comes from the coding sequence ATGTTAGCAGTAGCAGTCTTAGCGGCGGGTAAAGGAACGCGCATGAAGTCCGCGTTACCCAAAGTATTACAACCACTAGGAGGAAAATCATTAGTTGAGCGTGTTCTCAATGCTACAGACTCTCTCAAAGCCGATCGCCGTATTGCGATTATTGGTTATTGTAGCGATCAGGTTCGGGCTGCGCTCGCAGATTATCCGCAACTAGAATTTGCAGAACAAACGGAGCAATTAGGAACGGGTCATGCAATTCAGCAATTATTGGAACCTTTAGCAGATTTTGCAGGTGAACTAGTTGTACTTACGGGTGACTCACCTCTAATGCGAACAGAAACAATTCAAGCTTTAATCGATAGTCATCGTCAACACAAAGCTTCTGCTACTGTACTCACAGCTATTCTGCCCAATCCGACGGGCTATGGTCGTGTATTCTGCGATCGCGATATGAAGATCGAACGCATCATCGAACATCGTGACTGTAATCCTGAACAGCTTCTCAATCAGCGTGTTAGTACGGGTGTTTATTGCTTCGATTGGCAAGAATTAGCTCAGGCTCTACCGAAACTCACCACCAATAACGCTCAACAGGAATATTATCTGACTGAAGTTTTTGACTATCTCAAATCAGTTTATGCCAGTGATTTAGAAGATCCCGATGAGAGTCTGGGCATTAACGATCGCATCCAGCTATCCCATGCCTATGATGTCTTGCAAAAAAGAGCGCGAGAAAAATGGATGCGTGCTGGTGTCACCATGCTACTTCCTGAAACGATTACCATTGATGATGAAGTGGAACTAGCTCCTAATGTGATTATCGAGCCACATTCCCATTTGCGCGGTAACACTAAAGTTGGTTCAGGTACAACGATTGGACCTTCGAGTATGTTGTCAAATAGCATGGTTGGCGAGAACTGCACTGTGCAATTCTCGGTGATTGAAGATAGTCAAATTGCGGATAACTGTCGGATCGGGCCATTTGCGCGGATTCGTGGTGAGTCAATGGTGGGTGAAAAATGTCGGATTGGGAACTTTGTGGAGTTGAAGAATGCCAAGGTAGGCGATCGCACCAACGCTGCTCATCTTAGCTATCTCGGCGATGCTACGCTCGGTAAACAAGTAAACATCGGTGCAGGTACGATTACGGCTAACTATGACGGCTTTAAAAAGCATCAAACTGTAATCGGCGATCGCAGCAAAACTGGTTCTAACTCGGTTCTAGTTGCACCAATTCAAATTGGTGAGAATGTCAATATTGCCGCAGGCTCGACAATTGTAGAAAATGTGGATTCTAACGCTTTAGCGATCGCCAGAGCGAAGCAGGTCATTAAACCTGATTATTATGATCAAGAAGGTCGCAAGAAGAACTAA
- a CDS encoding aspartate ammonia-lyase → MTRTERDSMGEMSLPDDVYYGIQTVRAIDNFKISGLKPLPTFVDACLLIKKATALVNAELGCIPVGMGMAIAAATDEILDGQLRDQFVVDVYQAGAGTSHHMNINEVLANRALEILGDVKGNYQNVNPNDHVNYGQSTNDVIPTAIRIGALLALDHVLFPALANLSEQLRIKAIAFAGIVKSGRTHLQDAVPVRLGDEFQAYAQIISDHIKRIHLAANDLKTLGLGGSASGTGLNTHPQYCDRVAEKLSEITGFELKPASNLMAAMQSMAPFVNVSGAIRNLAQDTCKIANDLRLMDSGPKTGLREIQLPPVQPGSSIMPGKYNPVIAEMTNMVCYQVIGYDTAIAFAAQAGQLELNVMMPLIAYDLIQSIEILGNAIDTLATKCIRGIVAVEDRCVAYAEGSLSLVTALNTHIGYLNAADVAKESLATGKSLRQVVLDKGLMTEEKLAEVLNLEQMSRPNG, encoded by the coding sequence ATGACTAGAACCGAACGCGACTCTATGGGGGAAATGTCCCTGCCCGATGATGTTTACTATGGTATTCAAACTGTAAGGGCGATCGATAACTTTAAAATTAGTGGACTTAAGCCCCTGCCCACCTTTGTGGACGCTTGTTTGCTGATCAAAAAAGCTACAGCATTAGTTAATGCTGAACTCGGTTGTATTCCTGTGGGGATGGGCATGGCGATCGCGGCGGCGACAGATGAAATATTAGATGGACAGTTACGGGATCAGTTTGTTGTGGATGTCTATCAGGCGGGTGCTGGTACATCGCATCACATGAATATCAATGAAGTATTAGCCAATCGCGCCCTAGAGATTTTGGGTGACGTTAAGGGTAATTACCAAAATGTAAACCCTAACGATCATGTGAATTATGGACAGTCTACTAATGATGTAATTCCCACAGCGATTCGGATTGGTGCATTATTAGCCCTTGATCATGTCCTATTTCCTGCTTTAGCAAATCTCAGTGAACAGTTACGGATTAAAGCGATCGCCTTTGCAGGAATCGTCAAATCTGGACGTACCCATTTACAGGATGCTGTCCCCGTCAGACTTGGTGATGAATTTCAAGCCTATGCTCAGATTATTAGCGATCATATTAAACGCATTCACCTAGCAGCTAATGATTTAAAAACCTTGGGTTTAGGCGGGAGTGCGTCAGGTACAGGACTAAATACGCATCCGCAGTATTGCGATCGCGTTGCTGAAAAACTAAGCGAGATTACAGGATTTGAACTGAAGCCCGCTAGTAACTTGATGGCTGCAATGCAGAGTATGGCTCCCTTTGTGAATGTTTCGGGTGCAATCCGCAACCTTGCCCAAGATACTTGCAAAATTGCCAATGACTTGCGCTTGATGGATTCGGGTCCTAAGACAGGTTTGCGCGAGATTCAATTACCACCAGTACAACCAGGCTCATCCATCATGCCAGGCAAATATAATCCCGTGATTGCCGAAATGACAAATATGGTTTGTTATCAAGTCATCGGTTACGACACAGCGATCGCCTTTGCAGCTCAAGCGGGTCAATTGGAACTAAATGTGATGATGCCTTTGATTGCCTACGATTTGATTCAGAGTATTGAGATTTTGGGTAATGCGATCGATACTCTTGCGACAAAATGTATTAGAGGAATCGTGGCGGTTGAAGATCGATGTGTAGCCTATGCCGAAGGTAGCCTTTCTCTGGTGACCGCCTTAAATACCCACATCGGTTATCTCAATGCTGCTGATGTCGCCAAGGAATCCCTAGCAACAGGTAAATCTCTACGTCAAGTGGTTTTGGACAAGGGATTGATGACCGAAGAAAAGCTAGCAGAAGTTCTCAATCTTGAGCAAATGAGTCGTCCTAATGGATAG
- a CDS encoding putative toxin-antitoxin system toxin component, PIN family — MTNSSIRLVLDTNVLVSAILSPASISAKILNWGEDNGVILYSTATLTEVLSVLGRSKFSKYIDRDDIDGLSIRIKTVWLFVEILNQVQLCRDPKDDKFIDLALNGEASYLITGDSDLLVLKPIQNTSVINPRTFWDEIIKI; from the coding sequence ATGACGAATAGTTCTATACGCTTAGTTCTTGATACAAATGTCTTAGTCAGCGCCATTTTATCCCCAGCGTCTATTTCAGCCAAAATCCTAAATTGGGGAGAAGACAATGGCGTTATTTTATACTCTACTGCTACTCTCACCGAAGTTTTATCTGTTTTAGGACGCTCAAAATTTTCTAAGTACATTGATCGTGACGATATTGATGGATTATCTATCCGCATCAAAACGGTATGGTTGTTTGTCGAGATTTTGAATCAAGTTCAATTATGTCGAGATCCGAAAGATGATAAATTTATCGACTTAGCGCTAAATGGTGAAGCTTCTTATCTGATTACTGGAGACAGTGACTTGCTTGTACTGAAACCAATTCAAAATACTTCAGTTATCAATCCACGCACTTTTTGGGATGAGATCATAAAGATTTAA
- a CDS encoding type II toxin-antitoxin system Phd/YefM family antitoxin — protein MQIVSATEAKQSFGAVIDKAQREPVMIRKQNRDVAVIMSIEDYKRITRINIQEFQQFRASIAKKAQKRGLTEEKLNELLSDDE, from the coding sequence ATGCAAATTGTTTCAGCAACAGAAGCCAAACAGTCTTTTGGCGCAGTCATTGATAAAGCCCAGCGTGAACCTGTGATGATCCGCAAACAGAATCGTGATGTTGCTGTAATTATGTCTATTGAAGACTATAAACGCATTACTCGTATTAATATTCAAGAATTTCAACAATTCAGGGCTAGTATTGCAAAAAAAGCACAAAAACGTGGCTTAACGGAAGAAAAGTTAAATGAACTGTTGAGTGATGACGAATAG
- a CDS encoding type II toxin-antitoxin system ParD family antitoxin, whose amino-acid sequence MSIALKIEQEQFIQKKLNSGKYSSADEVIFEAFRLLEERDQHYEQWLQDTRQKVAEGLAQLDRGEGLDSELVIARLKERVRNARENLQ is encoded by the coding sequence ATGAGTATTGCCTTAAAAATTGAGCAAGAGCAGTTTATTCAAAAGAAGCTCAATAGTGGTAAGTATAGCTCTGCTGATGAGGTGATTTTTGAGGCGTTTCGGTTGCTTGAGGAAAGAGATCAGCATTACGAGCAATGGCTGCAAGATACTCGGCAAAAGGTAGCTGAAGGTTTAGCTCAATTAGATCGGGGTGAAGGCCTGGATAGTGAGCTTGTTATAGCAAGATTGAAAGAAAGGGTTCGTAATGCTCGTGAGAATCTTCAATGA
- a CDS encoding type II toxin-antitoxin system RelE/ParE family toxin — MTSYIISPLASRDLDDIFDYFAEFSVDAGERFVDDFNKKCRNLVAFPSIGRAYTEIDTSLRGIPLSGYIIFYRVNENLIEIVRVVSGHRDLASLFRGSSDID, encoded by the coding sequence ATGACAAGCTACATTATTTCTCCATTAGCAAGTCGAGATTTGGATGATATCTTTGACTATTTTGCAGAGTTTAGTGTTGATGCTGGCGAGAGATTTGTTGATGACTTCAATAAGAAATGTCGTAACTTAGTCGCTTTTCCTAGTATTGGTCGTGCCTATACTGAGATAGATACTTCTTTGCGTGGTATTCCTTTGAGTGGCTATATCATCTTCTATCGAGTGAACGAGAACTTAATTGAGATTGTCCGAGTGGTAAGTGGGCATAGAGATTTGGCTTCTTTATTCAGAGGAAGTAGTGATATAGATTAG